The DNA region GAACTGGCGAAGGCAGGCTTTACCGCCTTGTGGCTTCCCCCTGCTTATAAGGGAATGGCAGGTAAAAGCGATGTGGGGTATGGGGTTTACGATCTGTTTGACTTAGGGGAATTCGATCAAAAAGGGTCTATTCGTACTAAGTATGGCACTCGCGAACAATATCTTAGCGCGATCGCAACTCTGCATTCTGTCGGCATTCAAGTTTATGGCGATGCTGTCCTTAATCATATGATGGGAGGCGATCGCGCAGAAACGTTTCGGGCGCTTCCTTTTCCCCAGAATAATCGCTTGTGGCCCAAAGGGGAATTGCACGAAATTCAAAGCTATACTGGGTTTAACTTTCCCGGACGCCAAGGAAAATACTCTAGCTTTGAGTGGCATTGGTGGCATTTTGATGCGGTGGATTATAACGCGTATAATTCTGGCGATCGCGATACGGTTTACTTAATTGAAGGCAAGCAATTTGATGACTATGTTGCCCTAGAAAACGGTAACTTTGCCTATTTGATGGGATGCGACTTAGATTTTCAGCATGAGTCAGTACGCGGCGAGATAACGTACTGGGGGAAATGGTATCTCGATACCACCCAAGTCGATGGGTTTCGCTTAGATGCTATTAAACATATTTCCGCCTGGTTCTTTCCCCAGTGGTTGGAAGCCTTAGAACGTCATGCGGGTAAAGACTTGTTTCTGCTGGGGGAATACTGGTATCCCGATATTCATACCTTAAACTGGTATATCGATGCAGTGCGCGGCTGTATGTGCGTGTTTGACGTTCCCCTGCACTATAATTTCCATGTCGCCAGTAAGTCAGGAAACCATTACGATCTGCGGCGGATCTTAGACGGAACGCTGATGCAGCAGCGACCGACTCATGCGGTCACTTTTGTCGAAAATCACGATTCTCAGCCCTTGCAGGCGCTAGAATCGGTCGTAGAAGCGTGGTTTAAACCTCTAGCCTATGCCTTAATTCTGTTGCGAGGGGAAGGCTATCCTTGCGTTTTCCATGCCGATTATTATGGCGCAGATTACGAGGATTGGGGACGCGATGGCAACCGCTACCGAATTATTCTACCCTCCCATCGCTGGCTGATTGATAAGTTTCTCTACGTTCGGCGCAACTTTGCCTACGGCCCGCAGTACGATTATTTTGACCATCCCAATACGATTGGCTGGACTCGCTTAGGGAACGAACAGCATCCTCACGCGATCGCGGTTATCCTCAGCAATGGTTCCGATGGGTTGAAGTGGATGGAAGTGGGTAAACCCAATACGCGATTTATCGATATTACCGAGCATATCCCAGAAGCGATCGTTACCAATGAATATGGTTGGGCGGAGTTTCGGTGTAAAGGGGGTTCAGTTTCCGTTTGGGTAGAGGCATAAATGGGAGTGCGATCGCGATAATAGAACTATTGCGATCGGACAATAACATGAATGACTCTGAACAAACGCCTGAATTTTGGGAAAACCGGGGTTGTCGGTTATGCCAGACTGAAGCCTATGAAGACGCGATCGCAGCTTTCGATAGAGCGATCGCGCTTAACCCCAATTATCCCCCAGCTTGGAACCATCGGGGTAATGCCTTAAGTGCTTTAAAGCGGTATCCTCAAGCCTTGGCTTCCTATGACAAAGCCGTCGCCTTAAACCCCCAATACCATCAAGCTTGGTTTAACCGAGGCTTGTTATTCAACGATATGCAGGCCTATGGCAATGCGATAGAATCCTATCAACGGGCACTTGCAATCCACCCCGATCCGCGCTACATTCATGCTCAGGCTGGGATAGGCTTGCACAAAAAGCTATTCACCATTTGAGCAAGACGCACAATCTCTTCATCAGGTAACGCTTCCGATAGCGGTAGATAAACTATTTTTTCGCTTAAATGTTCTGGCGTTAAATAATTGCCTGAATTCTCCGATTGAGTCTGGAGATGGGTTAAGCTAGTATTCCCCCGCGTGGCATCAAAGCCATTTTCTCGGAGTTTTTGAATCAGCAAGTCTGGGTTATCTGCCAGAATTGGAAATACCCAAAAGGAGTGAAAATTGGTCTGATTTCCAGGGTAAACAATCTCTGGGGAAAGATTGGCAATTAAAAGGCGTGCTTTAGCTTCCCGATTTTTGAACCAAAGATTATCAAAACTTCGCAATCTATGCCACAAGAGTTGGCGCATTCCTTGGGGTGGACGATATCTGATTTTAGCCATTAAGTCTCCCCCACTGAAGCCTCTGGTTAGAGCATTAATGGTTGTGTCTGGATTAAGTTTTAATTTCAATAAAACAGCAATAAGCTGTTGATAAATTAGCGGAATTGAGAGAAACTTCAATCCGCAATATTTTAAAACTCGCCGATAAAACCAAAGTTCGCTGCGCTGGGGATAGCTAGCCTCAATTTGTCTCATCTGTTCGGTGAGAGTAGAATCTTTGATAGATGCGATCGCACTCCCTAACGCTGTACAGGACTTGATTGGACCAAAACTGAACAAGCTGACATCGGCTTGCGGATCGCCGCAATAGGACTCCCCGCAAAAAGCCTGCGCGCAATCTTCAATTACCAGAATTTGATGTTTTTGACAAACCTCAAGCAGCGGTTGGATATCAATAACTGTGCCAAATAAATGAACAACTAACAAGATTTTACTTTGGGGCGAAATCAAAGCTTCTAATTGCTGGATATCCGGTTTAAGGGTATCAAAATCAATCTCAATGGGGACTAAAACTAACCCATGTCGCCGAACAATCTCCCCCATATCTCGAATATTCACCGCACTCATTAACACTTCGCTTCCTGGCGGTAAATTTAGCGCTTGTAACAGCAAATCAAACGCAGTTCTCACAGAAAGCGTCACTAAAACTTGCTTATCTCCCTGTTGAAACTGCTTTAGGATAGGGGGTGGTTGAGAATCCTGTTTGAGAATACCGGAAAATAGACTAAAAATCAGATCCGCAAAGCTAATTTGCAACCGAAGTCGCGGATATAAACGAGTGAACATACATTAGAGAGGGAGTGCTGAATACCGAGTCGCGTAGGTTGGGTTGAGGTACGAAACCCAACACAACCCATGCTGCTGTTCCGACAACAACATGGGACTGTTTCAGCAGAATAGAAGAAAACCAATTGCAGATCAATTATCTAAAAATCGAATTCCCTGAGCGAGGGGTAACGCGGTACCATAATTAATGGTGTTGGTAACGCGCCGCATATAGGCTTTCCAGGAGTCGCTTCCTGACTCTCTTCCGCCACCCGTTTCTTTCTCGCCACCGAATGCGCCGCCAATTTCTGCACCAGAAGTCCCGATGTTAACATTGACGATGCCACAATCGGAACCCGCAGGTGAAAGGAAATATTCGGCTTCGCGGAAATTTTCGGTAAAGATGGCAGAAGAGAGGCCTTGGGGGACGTTATTATGAATTGCGATCGCCTCTTCTAAGGTCTCATAACGCATGACGTAGAGGATCGGCGCGAATGTCTCCTCTTGTACAATAGCCGCATCGGGACTAATTTCCACAATCGCCGGATGTACGTATACCCCACCTTTGGGTACGCCTTCAGTAATGCGATCGCCTCCAAAGATTTTACCCCCTTGCTGGCGGGCTGTCTCTAGGGCCGCTTGCATCTTCTCCCCAGAGGCGCTATCAATTAAGGGGCCGACTAAAACGCCATCTTGATTTGGATCGCCAATGGGTAGGGAACGATAAACTTTCTGTAAGCGTTCCACTAGGCTATCTGCAATACTGTTGTGAACGATTAAACGGCGTAAAGTAGTACAACGCTGTCCGCAGGTTCCCACGGCTGCAAAGGCGATCGCTCTTATTGCTAATTCTAAATTAGCCGAAGGTGCGACAATCATCCCATTATTCCCGCCTAACTCTAGCAAACTTCTCCCCAACCGTTGGGCGACGGTAGTTGCAACCGCCCGACCCATTGGGATAGAACCCGTTGCCGAAATTAAGGGTAAACTAGGGTGAGATGCGAGTGTTTGTCCCACATCTACTTTCCCGATAACGACGCTACAGACTTCCGGG from Desertifilum tharense IPPAS B-1220 includes:
- a CDS encoding alpha-amylase is translated as MAELNGTMMQYFHWYIPDDGTLWDKTQHLAPELAKAGFTALWLPPAYKGMAGKSDVGYGVYDLFDLGEFDQKGSIRTKYGTREQYLSAIATLHSVGIQVYGDAVLNHMMGGDRAETFRALPFPQNNRLWPKGELHEIQSYTGFNFPGRQGKYSSFEWHWWHFDAVDYNAYNSGDRDTVYLIEGKQFDDYVALENGNFAYLMGCDLDFQHESVRGEITYWGKWYLDTTQVDGFRLDAIKHISAWFFPQWLEALERHAGKDLFLLGEYWYPDIHTLNWYIDAVRGCMCVFDVPLHYNFHVASKSGNHYDLRRILDGTLMQQRPTHAVTFVENHDSQPLQALESVVEAWFKPLAYALILLRGEGYPCVFHADYYGADYEDWGRDGNRYRIILPSHRWLIDKFLYVRRNFAYGPQYDYFDHPNTIGWTRLGNEQHPHAIAVILSNGSDGLKWMEVGKPNTRFIDITEHIPEAIVTNEYGWAEFRCKGGSVSVWVEA
- a CDS encoding tetratricopeptide repeat protein, with product MNDSEQTPEFWENRGCRLCQTEAYEDAIAAFDRAIALNPNYPPAWNHRGNALSALKRYPQALASYDKAVALNPQYHQAWFNRGLLFNDMQAYGNAIESYQRALAIHPDPRYIHAQAGIGLHKKLFTI
- a CDS encoding aminotransferase class V-fold PLP-dependent enzyme: MFTRLYPRLRLQISFADLIFSLFSGILKQDSQPPPILKQFQQGDKQVLVTLSVRTAFDLLLQALNLPPGSEVLMSAVNIRDMGEIVRRHGLVLVPIEIDFDTLKPDIQQLEALISPQSKILLVVHLFGTVIDIQPLLEVCQKHQILVIEDCAQAFCGESYCGDPQADVSLFSFGPIKSCTALGSAIASIKDSTLTEQMRQIEASYPQRSELWFYRRVLKYCGLKFLSIPLIYQQLIAVLLKLKLNPDTTINALTRGFSGGDLMAKIRYRPPQGMRQLLWHRLRSFDNLWFKNREAKARLLIANLSPEIVYPGNQTNFHSFWVFPILADNPDLLIQKLRENGFDATRGNTSLTHLQTQSENSGNYLTPEHLSEKIVYLPLSEALPDEEIVRLAQMVNSFLCKPIPA
- a CDS encoding aldehyde dehydrogenase family protein, with product MLDLQALGFNSLQQPQPGVWIGKSAEMGLGEKIEVVSPIDGSAIASIQLATPAQVNQAVEAASQAFRHWRTVPAPQRGELVRRIAEQVRQHKIILAELITLEAGKIPQEALGEVQEWIDICDFAVGLSRQLYGLTIASERPDHRLMEQWLPLGPVGAITAFNFPVAVWAWNAMIGLVCGDPMVWKPSEKTPLCALACQHLVQRAIATLPDVPPEVCSVVIGKVDVGQTLASHPSLPLISATGSIPMGRAVATTVAQRLGRSLLELGGNNGMIVAPSANLELAIRAIAFAAVGTCGQRCTTLRRLIVHNSIADSLVERLQKVYRSLPIGDPNQDGVLVGPLIDSASGEKMQAALETARQQGGKIFGGDRITEGVPKGGVYVHPAIVEISPDAAIVQEETFAPILYVMRYETLEEAIAIHNNVPQGLSSAIFTENFREAEYFLSPAGSDCGIVNVNIGTSGAEIGGAFGGEKETGGGRESGSDSWKAYMRRVTNTINYGTALPLAQGIRFLDN